One segment of Brassica napus cultivar Da-Ae chromosome C3, Da-Ae, whole genome shotgun sequence DNA contains the following:
- the LOC106426874 gene encoding L-type lectin-domain containing receptor kinase VIII.2-like has product MAVFKTLAFLLVISFETMAAAADANSSFSFDGFAKSPSFDKNIALFGDSKLVGGGGSSIQLTGSVSRSQGRVIYMKPIKLFQGTTKGRSFPGSLSTSFSFTMPSKEIGSVLAFVMVPSGLDLRLFGRKDNASSGLGFLLKKEIVAVEFGISKRGNRVGILVGRPESAKIRNLSSFDGHFNGEKRLNCWIDYEASSKRVEVRLSVSTALKPVDPFVSYSVDLAKLWKGKNFMVGLTSSNGNSSKPHYLHSWSFGMRHPSMRIHSQPLDPNAVSKTVKEEVKTVEVKGKKSKCVWRMLGALVLGAVCGSLGAMLALYLWTICGNRRSMAVVPEECANGKSDIVVIKAAAVVDEQGKK; this is encoded by the coding sequence ATGGCGGTTTTCAAAACCCTAGCTTTTCTGCTGGTCATCAGCTTCGAAACTATGGCTGCTGCCGCAGATGCAAATTCCTCGTTTTCCTTTGATGGGTTTGCGAAATCTCCGAGCTTTGACAAGAATATTGCTCTGTTTGGAGATTCGAAGCTCGTTGGTGGTGGAGGTTCGTCGATTCAGCTGACTGGCTCAGTGAGTCGGAGCCAAGGGCGAGTCATTTACATGAAACCCATCAAACTCTTCCAAGGTACTACTAAAGGGAGAAGCTTTCCAGGTTCACTCTCGACTAGTTTCTCCTTCACCATGCCCTCCAAAGAGATTGGGAGTGTCCTGGCTTTTGTAATGGTTCCAAGTGGTTTGGATCTTAGGCTGTTTGGTAGGAAGGATAACGCTTCCTCAGGTCTAGGTTTCTTATTGAAAAAGGAGATTGTTGCTGTTGAGTTTGGTATCTCCAAGAGAGGAAACCGTGTGGGGATCTTAGTTGGTAGACCTGAATCTGCTAAAATTAGAAACTTATCATCTTTTGATGGCCATTTCAACGGAGAGAAGAGATTGAATTGCTGGATTGATTACGAGGCGAGCTCAAAGAGAGTAGAGGTTCGTTTGAGTGTTTCTACTGCCTTAAAGCCTGTAGATCCATTCGTGTCTTACTCAGTAGACTTGGCTAAGCTATGGAAAGGAAAGAACTTCATGGTGGGTTTGACCTCTTCTAATGGAAACTCTTCCAAGCCACATTATCTCCACTCATGGAGCTTTGGGATGAGACATCCCTCGATGAGGATTCACTCGCAGCCGCTTGATCCAAACGCAGTTTCCAAGACTGTTAAGGAGGAGGTGAAGACGGTGGAAGTGAAGGGGAAGAAGAGCAAGTGTGTTTGGAGAATGCTTGGTGCATTGGTTCTGGGTGCGGTTTGTGGAAGTCTAGGAGCGATGTTAGCGTTATACCTTTGGACAATATGCGGTAATAGGCGGTCAATGGCAGTGGTTCCTGAGGAATGTGCTAATGGCAAATCAGATATTGTCGTGATAAAAGCTGCCGCTGTTGTTGATGAACAAGGCAAGAAGTAG
- the BNAC03G00470D gene encoding uncharacterized protein BNAC03G00470D encodes MSSFEISHLDLENGSGDQRHYRRSDVSEFGEDSSSCDYDYDFHSAVRSFCGEFEFPDLEDLSESESETSRSSPEEKDCRICHLGLESSRRECGDPMVLGCSCKDDLGYVHKQCAETWFKIKGDKTCEICRSIALNFSKAGNEIDQTTTIETNVSDVEAGNSSTVVATMDSDDRRFWRGNNRFLNFLLTCMVSAFVISWFFHFNLPSQQ; translated from the exons atgtcATCTTTCGAAATCTCTCACCTTGATTTAGAGAATGGTTCCGGTGATCAGCGTCATTACCGTCGAAGTGACGTCAGCGAGTTCGGAGAAGACAGCTCTTCCTGCGACTATGACTACGATTTTCACTCAGCTGTAAGGAGCTTTTGCGGCGAGTTTGAGTTTCCTGATTTGGAGGACCTCTCAGAATCAGAATCGGAAACTTCTCGATCATCTCCGGAGGAGAAAGATTGCCGGATTTGCCATTTGGGTTTAGAGAGTAGCCGCCGTGAATGTGGAGACCCAATGGTTCTTGGATGTTCTTGTAAAGATGATTTGGGTTATGTTCATAAGCAATGTGCCGAGACTTGGTTCAAGATCAAGGGTGACAA GACTTGCGAGATTTGTCGTTCGATAGCTTTAAACTTCTCTAAAGCTGGCAACGAGATTGATCAAACAACCACGATTGAAACCAATGTGAGTGACGTGGAGGCTGGAAATTCATCCACGGTGGTGGCCACAATGGATTCCGATGACCGGAGATTCTGGAGAGGGAATAATAGGTTTCTTAACTTCCTTTTGACATGTATGGTTTCTGCATTTGTAATCTCATGGTTCTTTCACTTCAACTTGCCTTCACAACAATGA